DNA from Bos javanicus breed banteng chromosome 1, ARS-OSU_banteng_1.0, whole genome shotgun sequence:
acaatgcaggagacctgggttggatccctgggttagaaagatcccctagagaaggaaatggcaaccgactccagtattcttgccagaggagcctggcaaactacagtccatggggtcacaaggagtcagatacgacttaacaactaaataacaacaacaagaacagtTGTGCTAGGTGACTTAGTCAGATCTTTGAATAGAGTTCATGATGCTGTTACCTGTATTTTCCTAGTGTTAGCTTGTTAAATGAACTTTGTTATATGGTGTTATGTTCTAAAGatgttcagttcagacactcagtcgtgtctgactctttgtgaccccatggactgcagcacgccaggcttccctgtccatcaccaactcccggagcttactcaaattcacgttcatagagttggtgatgccatccaaccatctcatcctctgtcgtccccttctcctcccaccttcaatctttcccagcatcagggtcttttcaaatgagtcaattcttcacatcaggtggccacagtattggagtttcagcttcagcatcagtcctaatgaatattcaggactgatttcctttaggattgactggtttgatcttcttgcagtccaagggactctcaagagtcttctccaataccacagtatTTCTGTTCAAAGTGTGTTGCTAagcaaaagaaatagaatttttacaaaattttgccATAAAGATAGATTTTTCTAGAGCTTTCTTCATATAGAAAAGGTTATGTAGTTTATTTATATTCCATTGCCCCCTCCTTGATTAAAGATCTTGGCAAAGAAGCCATTAACATTGTATGATTTCTCATTGATATGATTTCTCCACAAGTTGAGATCAGATCATATTGCTACATTAAGGACAAATGTCTTTCAAGGTCTTGTCCTTGATGATGGAGGTGTTGAAATGTTCTGTCTCTGATAAGTGGACACCATTACTTCTCTTTGTAGGTACTGGGAACTTTAAAAAGAAGCCCACTGATGATACgcttttaattttatcttctagagaaaagaaaaaatgtttgaatAGACAACAATTTAGAAGTAAATGGATCAGAGATGAGGTGAATGTCACATGCAAGAAGAGTGCCTGATGTGACTTTACTCTTCTTTAATGTTAAATGAATAATACAGTTATAAGGAAGTTAGAACTGgtcacaaataaaaatttaaatagctcAAAAACTCTCTCTTTGATTCCATCACAAGCCGTACTCTTCAAATTACTCTTTTAACTAACTCTTTTTTTGCTGTGATTAGATGTAGTATCTACCCCTTGGAATGTGGAACCTGGAGGTGACCGGCTGAGAACGATGACTTACACTATAGTCCTTAACAATCCGCTAACTGGAAAGTGTACCACGGCCACTGAAAAGCAGGTATGTCTATGCCGCCAGTATTCCAAAAGAACCATGCGTGTGCAAAGAGAAAAGATGCCTGTCATAGGTCCTAGTCACCAATTTACAAGACAGTTTCAACAAGTATACAGcaagacaaaaaaggaaagagaaactgtTTACAGGTTAAAAGAGTTTAAGAGGCACATAAACAAATCGACATAAAAGCTAACTGTAAAAAGGCTTTTCTGAGATTTAAGAAATTGTTCATTTCTATGTTCTGTAATGGTACGGttgttatattttaaagcaaagagCATTTATCTTTTAAAGGGATATACTGAGGAATTTTATGGAATCctttggtgactcagtggtaaagaatccacctacaatgcagaagatgtggtttcaatccctgtgttgggaagatcccctggagaaggaaatggcagtccactccaggatttttgcctgggaaatcccaaggacagaggaacgtgacaggctacagtccatggggtcacaagagtcagacacaactgagtgactagaccaccaccaccactgaacAATTGATAGAGAAATATACTGATGTGTTTTTGAATGAAATTATATTGGTGGTTAGGATATCTTTTAAAAGTAGCTAGGCAGAAGATGAAGGTGGAGGGAGGGAATGTGGGGAGAGATACAGATGAAACAGGACTGGATGTGAGTTAATATTGAAGCTGGTTGATGAACTGATGAGGGTTCATTGTGTAATGTTCATTTCTACTCTTGTATATGTTTGAACTTTTTCAtaataggtgtttttttttttttttaaaagaatactacTGGAATCTGATTTACAGGATCATGTCAAGGGTTAGGGCCAAATAACTAGATGGCTGCTATGACATGTGAGGAAGAGAATGTTAGGTATTTAATGCTCTGTCTACTCTGTGACCAGCAGGCACTGTCATATACTGAGTTTATGTTCGGCCGGTTTTGTTGAAGTACTGTGTATCTGTATAGTATATCTGTTCTGCAGAGTTAGAAAACATCTATTAACATCTGAATTAGTTTTGCTATCATAGTTTTTGTCCATCATTGTTCAAAAGGACTTAAAATTTTCTCTTCCAAAGATTTCCAAACATTTAAGGGAAGTTTCTTTTTGGTATCTGATAGTCTTTGATAACTTTAGAGGATAAATAGAATAGGTACAGTTAAAATGAGAAAGAGTTGGCCAGCAACCACTTCAAAGCCTATTTAGGGAAAGCAGTGTTTTGTCTGGTTGTccccttccttcatttttttggTGAAGAGTGgtttttattaaactttaatGAATTTTAAGGTGGGGTCCTGGCTTTGTTCAATTGAATTTTGAATTGTTCCTCTACCAGGAacatttgaaattcttaataaactGCTAACATAGATGAGAGATCATGTAGTTTTTTTCTCCTATGCATGCCTAAAGTGAAGGGAAAAAGTTATACAATGAAATGACAGAGAGGCAGCAAATGCTATGTCTGCACATCCCTTCTTCTCAATTTGTAGATTACATAGCAACGTGGAGGCCCTTCTGGCTTTGTATTTAGGCTCCTCATGTTTTTTTGTAATTTGTGAGAAGGAATTCTGGTATACATGTTCTAAGTTGGCAGGGAATTTCATGTATTAAACATGTACGTGCAAAAAAATTTCATCTTATTTTGGCAGAGACTGTATAAAGAAAGTTGGGAAGCACAGTTTTATTTGGTAGATGCAGAAGTACTGACACATGATGTCCCCTACCATGATTACTTCTATACTCTCAACAGATACTGTATCATCCCATCTTCAAAGCAGAAATGCCGACTGAGGTGAGCTACTGTAAAGGAGTGTTTTAGTCAGGACAGGCTACATTGTATGCTGGCAATGTATCAATCCTGAAATCTTAGTTGCAGTTTTAcacaacaaaactttatttcttaCTTTGCATGTCCACTGGTGGTCAGCAAAGGGTGGGAAGCCTCACTCAAGAACCCAGGCTGATGAGGCTTTGACCTCTGGGGCTGCACAATCCAGAATATGTATCATTTCGGTTACTACCAGAGGAGAGAGAGCTATAGAGTTGTGCTCACAATCCAGTGGCCAGAATGGTTCCAGGACCCTGTTTAACGGCAAGAGGGTTGGGAGATTTGAGGAGCATGTGGTGGGCAGTAAACAGCTCTGTTGCAGTGGGAGGCCAGAAATGTTGGTATGTTGAAGGTGGTGCTGGGCCCATCATATACTTGCCCTAGTCTCAGCTAGCGTAGTGACTTTCAGCTAATGTATGACCACTAGAGATTTTTTATACACGGCATTTAGGAAATTTAGTTTATTTTGAGCCTTTATtgctatttaaataaagaaaattcagagtttgagaaagcaaagaaataaaatgccaaGTTGATGAAATTATTAGCAGCTcccagtaatttttttaaagaatttattttcagtgaGCAATTTTATTTGTAGTCTTAGTGACTTTACATCCTTTTGGCttttcactgaattcattcctacATTTAATTGCAGTGTTCATAATGTGATTAAATCTTGTAAATTAAatattcttcttccttccttattCATTAGAGTTTCAACAGAtttgaaatacaaaaaacaacCATGGGCTATTATCAAATCTTTAATTGAGAAGAATTCCTGGAGTTCGCTGGCAGATTATTTCAAACAGCTTGGTTTGTAAATTTCTTGATTTGTCTACTTTTGTAAGAATGGCATTTATTAACAGAATGGATGGATTCTTCAATTGGATTCATAGTAGGAACTGGTAGATGGCATTGGAATGACTCTTACTGAAGTGGTTCCAACTGttacacttaaaatttaaaaacttctaaTTTTCATTGATCTACCAAACACTTATATAATGTTTATGATATGCCAGATGTTGCCctgtgtgttttataaatatcaaCTCACTGCaaacctataattttttttcccattttactaaagaagaaatatcaaaacagagagaggttaagtgacttttcCGGGATCACACAGTTAGGAGCTGTCACACTCCCTCCCTCTGCAAGGAGCCAAGGAAGCTGACTACAGTGAGGGGCTGGGTGACCTGATTATAAACATGTACTGTGCTCATGAAGAAGGTCTGGAGAGTCCTCAGGCCCATACCTCCCTTACCGATGTAGTTCTCCTGGGTTTACACAGGCCCACTTAGCCATGGGACCATGTACATGTATGGATTTGGTGGAGGGGAAGTGATGTAGTTGTTCTCTTTGGATATtccaaagaatatgaagaaaaattatacatatatatgacatatatatacacatatatatgtcacatatatatacacacacacatatacatgaatgTGATTAATTTAGTTAAAGAAAAGGTGGTGGCCAATAAACTCAGGGTAAAGGCTTCACTAGCCGGTTTGctggttatttattttccttgctttctcaTTGCCTGTTTCATTATTAAACTCCAAATCATGAGCAAGGAAAGAGAAACTCAAAGATAAGTTTGGCTGATAGATAATGAACTTCTAATGAAAAGTCTGGTGAAGGGAAAGGTCAAAACAATtgagaaaaacaaagtttttaGATTGTTTGCAGACTTTCTTTAccaatgcttctttttttttgcaaattagaACATTGTAAATTAGAACTATTGTATGCTGcttcttaggagaaggcaatggcaccccactccagtactcctgcctggaaaatcccatggacagaggagcctagtaggctgcagtccatggggtcgctgagggtcagacatgactgagcgacttcactttcacttttcactttcatgcattggagaaggaaatggcaacccactccagtgttcttgcctggagaatcccagggacaggggagcctggtgggctgccgtctgtggggtcgcacagagtcgaacacgactgaagtgacttagcagcagcagcatgctgcttCTTCCTTTGAGATTGATGATCAAGTACTATAATCTATCTTGGAAATCTTTCTAGGGACCCAATGTAAGTGGGTAGCCTGTTGTTTCCATAACTGAAATCTttacattaatatttaatatgtcaCATGGCAAATCTGTTCTGATGGTTCCCATCATTAATTAATACAGTTCATTTTTCCTGGAATAATGAAACCTCGTTATGGGATCATTGTACACTCTGTAACTTTTCATTAAGAGTAAAGTTTGAATCTAGGCCATAAGAAACCTGAGTAATAGTTACCAAGGCTTAACTATTAAGTAAAGCTATTAAGTAAAAGTTACcgaggcttaaaaaaaaagcaaactgagAACAAACAACAACCAACCCTTCTGTATATTATAGCTGAGAAGATTTCTCCACTatctaaagattatttttttccttttagaatcaGATTTATTAATGGAAGAATCTATGGTAAATCAGTCCATGGAAGACCCTGGAAAACTTACTGGCCTGCGAAGGAGAAGGCGAACATTCAACAGAACAGCAGAAACAGCTCCTAAAATTTCTTCTCAGCGTTCTTCTGGAGATATGAGTTTAGAGGCCAAAGGGGATATTACAGGTAGCTGTTACCTGGTAAACAAAGATAAAAGCTCTTTTTGTCTTTATAGATTTACTTATATGAAGCAGAATATACCTCTTGTTTATAAGCCAGGTCAGTTAGGAgagctccttttctcttcttttctgataaTATTTGTCAAACTCTGAATAATACATAAAGGAGCAGTTGCAAAATGGCAGCCATGTGGCCAATAGAAGTACTGTACTGGACTTACCtggtattttaaaaactggacatttttatataaaaactcAGATCTGATAGCGCTGGACCCACATGCCTTCAGAGCAGCAGTCGATCAGTTGGAGCCTAGCAGTATCTGCCTCATATAACTGAGTGTGTACTTTTGCCAGGTCACTGGTCCCTATCACTCTCGCCCACTGAGGGATGCTTCATTCGTTAATTTTCTGCCAGGCATTTACAGACATTTGATTTCTACCCTTGAATCTACTACAATGATTGTATGCTTTTAATCTTTATATACTGTCAGGGCCAGCTCAGTAAAACTTCAGAGATAGAATTTGACTTTTATTATCTCTGCATTTAATTTTGAAGACATCTTGTCCCTACTAACTATAACACCCTCCCTCTCAGAAATAAGAAGCTGTCATACACCCTCATCCTTCTACATTATCAGATCCTCTTCTAAGGtttatatcttcagttcagttcagttcagtcactcagttgtgtccaactctttgtgaccctatggattgcagcatgccaggcttccctgtccatcgccaactcccagagcttactcaaactcatgtccatagagtcggtgatgccatccaaccatcttaccctctgtagtccccttctcctcccaccttcaatttttcccagcatcagggtctttttcaaatgagtcagttcttcgcatcaggtggccaaagtattggagtttcagcttcagcatcagtccttccattgaatagtcaggactgatttcctttaggatggacttgttggatctccttgctgtccaagggattctcaagagtcctctccaacaccttagtgtgaatatatttttctaacatttaaaCCTAATGACTATTTAATTTTGGGATTTGGCAACAAAATTTGGGCAACAAAGAACAGGGGAGGATgatatcaaaaaatttttttaaggagcaAAGACTTATATACATAGAACTAACTCAAATATTTGCAGAGATGAAATTTAGAGATCATTCATGATATATTGAATTGCTTACTTAATTTTAGAACAAATTAATTTGTAATGTAGGTCAAATTTGCAGAACTGATATAAGGTTTCTTTTTGTAGATTTGTTTAATATTGCTTAGAATATCAGAAGTCAAAGAAGGGTGCACCCTAACTCACTATGtctttacaaataattttacaaatttcttctccagtatttttcaaatgaagttaaaCTTTTACCAGTTTTAATCACAACCCTGAGTCTCAGATAGCCTTCTGTTTTTgtaatttgcaggaaagaaaaaggaaattgaaagcTATAACACCGTCCTTATTGTGGTGATGAGTATTTTGTAAGTATTTGTGTTGAGTGCTTATTTTGCTTGTGCCCTCACTTAATCTTTTAATGGTTTccaaaaagatttgaaaatatttgtatattattgTATAGACATTACTACTATTTGACCAATTTTGGCCTACATAAACAGTAATTTTATATGTTTCACTCTGGTAGTTTTGAATGATTTTCAGAAGAACTGTTAAATGCAAGGGAATACCAAATacacattcagtaaatgtttttgttttttaagttaatttgatttgtttttacCATCATAGGTTTTTAGGGAAATACCATAAACTTAAAGGGAATATTGATATATGCAGGCTGCTAAAATCCCCAAAATGCTATTTTACTCCATTATAGTAGACCAGTGGTCCTTATTCTTTACTATACATAAGAATCACTTGCTAAACTACTGatttcagggcttccccggtggcccaggtgttaggactctgtgcttccaatgcaggggacttaggttcagtccctggtctgagagctaagatcccacaagttgtgtggcatggccaataaataaaatttaaaactaaattttaaaaattattaaacataaatttCTGAGCTCCAATACTATAGATTAAGTCAGTAGGTTTTCAGTAGGGATCAAGAATCAGTAGTATTCTAAAACACACTGCACAGGTTATTCTGACGCAAGTAATCTGAGGGTTGTAGGATGAGAAATACTCAAGTAATTAGTCTGAATCTCAGAGTGTTCTTTTGGAATCTTCTCTGTGAGTCATATTTAGACTCCTGTTATCTTCATGGCTATACTTGGATCATGGGGTAGTCCATCAGATTTAATTGAATTAGTTCTGACTGGATGATACGCTCTGGGtgtattttttgaattatatcagcctttttttttctgattatagacTTCAGAACATAGAAAATGTTTGTTGTACCTTCAAGTTTTATAAAAGCTTTTCATATTCTGCTTAAATTGATTTGCTGTGACAATTTTGAATAGTATATATTATCTGTGATCTTTTGTATCACTTTGCAGAAAATTTATAGTCAGATAttaaatgttgatttttatgCCATTTCATAGATTTGATTTTTTTGCTACTACCTTAGTTTTCATCTTCAGGATGGGTAAAAGTGAATACTATATATTTTAACGCAAGTCAAtattttaacaggaaaaaataagagaTATGACGTCACCtatgtatttgcatatatatatataatgagataCATTCATTCACTTGACATGCTGTTGTGAATACCAACAAAGTAAGCGTACTTAACAAGtagcattttatatatgataCCATTGATGTCTGTTTGGGATTTGAAATTTTGTCTAAGTTGAACCAGAAGGAATTTTTGCTGAATGTGCATTTGTTTTGGCTTCCACTGGGAATAAGAGGTACATAATGATCTATCTAAGAGCAAATCCATGttgatcttcatttcctttctgaaGTACAGTACTATGCATGTATAATTGCTTTAGACAAAAGTACCCCAAAATAGATCTTGAAAGCTAATGTGGTAGATTTCTAGGCTGGTGGTTGCACATCAACACTGGTTAGGATACCTGGCAGAGAGGAGAGACGTCAGGGACAATCCCAACCTGCTTATTTGAGGACTTCATTGTCCTCACATGAAGTTACTTGCAAGTAGTTACTTTCCAACTTTTCCCTCAACATCCACTTAGTACTTAAAGTTATTATTTCAtacaataaaataggaataattaatttaaataataactaATTGGAAACTAGTCTGGGTAATATGCATTTTTGAAGCTTTTGCATGTCTCTTCAGCATTAGCAATGCTTTAGGTCTGAATGAGAGTGGATTAACCAGGTCTGATTTTCTCTGTCTAGTTTGCTGTTGCTAGTTTTGCTGAATGTGATGCTGTCTCTGAAGTTGTCAAAGATAGAATATGCTGCTCAGTCTGTTTACCGTCTTCATCTCCAAGAAGAGAAATCTTTAAAGTAAGTCTTCCCTTCCACAACCTATTACTTCAATAATTCCTGTGCTGCAGAAAATTTAAGTCCAGTTTTAGAGAGTTTGCTGCCAACTTCTCTTTAGTCATATACTGTTTTGTTTTACCTGCAAATTTATGGGACTAATGGTTTCTGGAAAAGGCTAGAAGCCATTCCCTTgatctttcaaaaattttaaattatttatttggctgtgccaggtcttagttgctgcatgcaaactcttagctgtggcatgtgggatccagttccccaaccagggatcaaacctgggccccttgcattggaagcgcagagtcttagccactggactgccagggaagtccct
Protein-coding regions in this window:
- the GRAMD1C gene encoding protein Aster-C isoform X2; its protein translation is MENFSLSIEDTVQPRSPGRSSLDDYGERDEKLSKSISFTRESISRASESESIEGNSPKGGLWKEEPHSEKQIKSPSLTSEKRLSRQSSKSLDLNKNEYLSLDKSSTSDSVDEENILEKDLHGRLYINRVFHISAERMFELLFTSSRFMQRFSNSRNIIDVVSTPWNVEPGGDRLRTMTYTIVLNNPLTGKCTTATEKQRLYKESWEAQFYLVDAEVLTHDVPYHDYFYTLNRYCIIPSSKQKCRLRVSTDLKYKKQPWAIIKSLIEKNSWSSLADYFKQLESDLLMEESMVNQSMEDPGKLTGLRRRRRTFNRTAETAPKISSQRSSGDMSLEAKGDITGKKKEIESYNTVLIVVMSIFLLLLVLLNVMLSLKLSKIEYAAQSVYRLHLQEEKSLNLASDMVSRAEAVQKSKGQAHRLKGVLRDSIVTLEQLKSSLIMLQRTFDLLSKNKTGMTIQS
- the GRAMD1C gene encoding protein Aster-C isoform X3 — translated: MGQGLWKEEPHSEKQIKSPSLTSEKRLSRQSSKSLDLNKNEYLSLDKSSTSDSVDEENILEKDLHGRLYINRVFHISAERMFELLFTSSRFMQRFSNSRNIIDVVSTPWNVEPGGDRLRTMTYTIVLNNPLTGKCTTATEKQRLYKESWEAQFYLVDAEVLTHDVPYHDYFYTLNRYCIIPSSKQKCRLRVSTDLKYKKQPWAIIKSLIEKNSWSSLADYFKQLESDLLMEESMVNQSMEDPGKLTGLRRRRRTFNRTAETAPKISSQRSSGDMSLEAKGDITGKKKEIESYNTVLIVVMSIFLLLLVLLNVMLSLKLSKIEYAAQSVYRLHLQEEKSLNLASDMVSRAEAVQKSKGQAHRLKGVLRDSIVTLEQLKSSLIMLQRTFDLLSKNKTGMTIQS